TTGCTTGCTTAGAGCAAGAGAAAAATCCATGTGGACGCAGTAAGAGCTGTATGACATTAGGGGTATGGAAAGGCTTAAATAAAGTAATGATTGATTATCTTGAGGGCATTACTTTACAAGATATTCTTGATAAACATCAAACAGCGGATGCTGTTGAATATTATATTTAAAGTAAAAACGAGCAGAAATCTCTGGATTTCTGCTCGTTTTTCTATAGAGAAAGCTACAGTTTTTTTGCTAAATTAGCAATCGGCTCTGCATGGTAAAAGTACAGATGGTTGTTAAATAAAACTTTAAAGTGTAAAGAGATTCAAAAAATACTTGAATTTTTGTATTGACAAAGATTTTTGTAAAGCATATAATGTAAAACATATCAAGACTATAGGTTTTATATACTTTTTAAAAAGGAGTAGTTGCGTATGTACTTGATTTTTAAGATGTTGCGTCATAATTATCGAAATGGACGAATGTGTCATTGTAAGTAACCTTAGAAATAAATAAATGAAAAGGAATGTTTACAATGGCAAATAAAAATTATAAATTTGAAACTTTACAATTACATGTGGGGCAGGAAGAAGCTGATCCGGTGACGGATTCGCGGGCGGTTCCGATTTATCAGACAACATCCTATGTATTTAAAAATTCAGCGCATGCGGCAGCTCGCTTTGGTCTTGCCGATGCTGGCAATATTTATGGGAGGCTCACCAATTCTACACAAGATGTTTTTGAAAAGAGGGTCGCTGCGCTTGAAGGTGGCGTTGCTGCACTTGGTGTAGCTTCTGGAGCCGCTGCGCTTACTTATACTTTTTTAAACTTAGCACAAGCTGGCGATAATATTGTATCGGCGCAGACAATTTATGGTGGAACCTATAATTTACTTGCGCATACGTTACCGCAATATGGGATAACGACAACGTTTGTTGATGCGGATGGCGAAAGTTCTTTTCGTCAAGCGATAAACGAAAATACAAAAGCTATTTTTGTCGAAACAATTGGCAATCCGAATGCAACGCTGATTGATCTTGAAAAGGTTGCTGCGATTGCCCATGCGCATAAGGTTCCATTAGTTGTAGACAACACGTTTGCGACGCCTTATTTAGTCCGTCCGTTTGAGCATGGCGCTGATATCGTTGTACATTCAGCGACGAAATTTATTGGGGGACATGGTACGGCAATTGGTGGTGTAATTGTCGATAGTGGCAATTTTGATTGGGAAGCAAGCGGAAAATTTGCTTCACTTGTTGCGCCTAATCCGAGTTATCATGGTGTAAGCTTTACAAAAGTGGTAGGAAAAGCGGCGTTTGTGACGAAGATTCGGGCGATATTGCTTCGTGATACAGGAGCGACGATTGCGCCATTCCATGCATTTTTATTTTTACAAGGGCTTGAGACGTTGTCGCTTCGCGTGGAGCGCCATGTAGAAAATGCATTAAAAGTAGTCGACTACTTAGCGCATCATCCACAAGTAGAAAAGGTAAATCATCCATCGCTTAATAGTCATCCCCATCATGCGCTTTATCAAAAATATTTTCCTAACGGTGGCGTTTCTATCTTTACCTTTGATATTAAAGGCGGCGTAAAGGAAGCACAGAAATTTATTGATCGTTTAGAGATCTTTTCACTATTAGCGAATGTTGCTGATGTAAAATCTCTTGTTATTCATCCTGCCTCTACCACGCATTCGCAGCTTTCTGAGGCTGAATTGTTAGAGCAGGGAATACACCCAAATACAATTCGTTTGTCAATTGGTACAGAGCATATTGATGACATT
This genomic interval from Selenobaculum gibii contains the following:
- a CDS encoding O-acetylhomoserine aminocarboxypropyltransferase/cysteine synthase family protein, giving the protein MANKNYKFETLQLHVGQEEADPVTDSRAVPIYQTTSYVFKNSAHAAARFGLADAGNIYGRLTNSTQDVFEKRVAALEGGVAALGVASGAAALTYTFLNLAQAGDNIVSAQTIYGGTYNLLAHTLPQYGITTTFVDADGESSFRQAINENTKAIFVETIGNPNATLIDLEKVAAIAHAHKVPLVVDNTFATPYLVRPFEHGADIVVHSATKFIGGHGTAIGGVIVDSGNFDWEASGKFASLVAPNPSYHGVSFTKVVGKAAFVTKIRAILLRDTGATIAPFHAFLFLQGLETLSLRVERHVENALKVVDYLAHHPQVEKVNHPSLNSHPHHALYQKYFPNGGVSIFTFDIKGGVKEAQKFIDRLEIFSLLANVADVKSLVIHPASTTHSQLSEAELLEQGIHPNTIRLSIGTEHIDDIIADLNQAFGKDAEC